One Archangium violaceum genomic window, GTGCTCTCACGCGTCAGGTGGCACATGGTGCAGTCCGCCTTGTTCTGCTTGTACTTGCGCGAATTCATGTGCATGCGGTGGATGAAGTCGGAGATGTGGCCGACCTGCGGCTCGAAGTGACACGTCTTGCAGGCCTCCACGTGGTCCACCGACATGCCGTGGTGGAGGTTGTCCAGCGAGTTCACCCCGTTGTGGCAGATCTGGCAGTTGCCGACCTGACCCGGGTAGGTCGTCGCCTGCTCCTGGCCCACCTGGAAGAAGAAGGAGTCGAGCCGGTTGAGGCGCTCCCCGTCCACGGCCCGGTGCCCCTTGAGCATGATGAGGTAGGTGCCCGGCTTCGCGTCCTCGGAGAGCTTCACGGAGTAACGCGTGGGCTGCTTGGCCGCCGCGTACCCGGGGAAGGCATCCGCCATGCCGGGGCCGACGTAGAACTGCGGCTCGCCGTACGCGGGATGGGAGAAGTAGGGCAGCGCGTAGGTGCCGTTGACCACCTTCAGATCCTGCAGCGGCCCCACCACCTTGAAGCCCGACTCGGTGCTGCTCGTGTCCCGGAAGTTGAGGATCATCCGGTCATTGAAGTAGCCGAGGCCGTTGGACGTCCCGCCGATGAAGTCGTTCCAGCTGGGCATCAGGTCGCGCGGGTGCAGACCGTGGCCGTCCCCGTCCTGCAGCGACACGAGGAAGTCGAGCGTCTCGCCCGGCATGTAGTACTTGCCGTTCTTCGGCTTGTTGATCTTCAGCTCCTGCTTGAGGCCGAAGCCGCAGGGCACCTGCTCGTTGGTGGCCAGGCCGTCGGCGCCCAGCTTGTAGCAGGTGGCCTCGCGGTCCTGCTCGCGCACGAAGGTGACCGGGAAGAGGAAGGGCTCCTCGGGCATCAGGCTCCAGGTGACGCGGATGACCCCCTCGCCGTCGACATTCGGCATGCGGAAGGTCTTGAAGGGGTTGGTGGAGTTGGCGAACGAGACCTTCACCCCCGTGTGGTAGATGGGAGTCGGGTAGGAGCCCGGCCGGGGCTCCGCATCACCGGGGTAGCGCGGAGCGCCGACGCCGGTCGTCGTCCAGCTCGCGCGGGTGCGGCCGGTGATGGGGTTCTCGGCGAGGAACTCCCTGCGACCGTAGGTCTGCGACGTCCGGACGTTCCCGTCCGCGTCGAGCACCTCCACCTTCAGGGTGTCGTCGTCGGAGACCATCCACGCGGCGTTCTCGTAGAAGATCTCCCGCTGGAAGCTGCCGTAGCCCTGGCTCTTCCAGTTCTCTCGGCCCACGGTCAGGCCGCTCCAGTCCAGGCTCTTGAAGCGCGAGTGCTTGCGCATCCAGTCGGAGGGCGCCTTCCGGTTCGCGAAGTCCGTGTGGACGCCGACGAGCGCGTCCATCACGGAGAACTCGCGCAGGAAGTAGAGCGAGTCTCGCACGACGGTGAGCCGGGCCGTGGGCGTCCGGGGCTCCCCGAGCGCCATGAAGTTGTCGTTGAGGTGCACGCACTGCTCCGGGTAACCGGGCAGGTCGAGCTCACCGCGCGTCACCGGCTCGCCATTGGGAAGGATGGCGCAGCCATTGAAGGCCAGCAGCGACAGGGAGATGGCCCCGGAGGCGGAGCTCGAGTACGGGTCGAACGCCTTCGCGCCACGGCCACGCGTCCCCTCGTTGTCCTCGACGTTGAAGACATTGCAGCCCGTCACGAGCATGACGAGGGGAAGGAGAAGAATTTTCGGGAACGGTTTCATGTGGAACTTGGGTCCTGCACACCTCGCCGGGGGGCGACGAGGCAGGGGGGCGTCATCAGCAGGGCAGGCGGGGGGACTCTAGCAATCGTTCAGTTGCGAAACCAAGCACACCCCGGTGGGCCGTGCCCGGCTCATTCCGGAGTGGGGCCATCGACGGGACGGCCCGTGCGCAGCGCGATCACTCCCCGTCGGTATTCGATGGGGAGACGATCCGCCCTCACGTGCACCTCACCGGAGAAGTCCAGCGGGTGGGCCTTGGGGCGTTGTCCCTCGGCCACGAGGCGATCCTGCTCGAGGATGGCCAGCTCGGACTTCACGAAGATGTCGGGGAAGTGCTTCAGGCCCGGGTGGTACGAGGCGAAGTAGAAGCACTGCATCTTCTCCTCGGACCAGGGCGAGGCGACGGCGTACACCGTGTGCTGGAAGAACAGCGTCGGTTTGAAGGACAGCCGCACGGCGAAGGGAAGGAACACCTCGTAGGTGAGCGTGGTGCGATCCACCCGGGGCACCACGCCCTCCATCGCGGGCGAGAGCGCGGGATAGGAGATCTGCGCCCGCAGGCCGCCGGGCATCCGCGTCACCTCATAAGGAGGCACCTCCTGCTGCTCCGGGTTGCCGAAGGTCCCCTTGTGCACCCACGACAGATGGGTGACGTCCAGGATGATCTCCAACATGCGGCCCGCGGAGACGTCCCAGTCCAGGCGCGGGAGCGCGACGGTGGCCACCTTGCCGGTCTCCAACTCCGGCCACTCCGGCGGCGTCTGCTCGGAGCCTGCGTCCAGACACACCCAGACGAGGCCGTAGCGCTCCACGGCCCGGAAGGACGCGAGCGCCGCGCTGGCCGGAATGGGCGCACCGGGCTGGGAGGGCACCCGCACGCAGCGTCCGTCCTTCCCATACGTCCAGCCATGGAAGGCACAGCGCAGACCCTCGCCGGACACCTCGCCCGCGCAGAGGTCCGCGCCCCGGTGCGCGCAATGGCGCTGCGTGGCCGCCACACCGGAGCCCACGCGCCACACCACCAGCTCCCTGCCCAACAGCCGCGCCGCGAGCGGACGCTCCTTCAGCTCGTGCGAGAAGGCGACGGGGTACCAGTAGGGGGAGAAGGCCTCTTCGTAGGAACGCACGCCCGGGTCCATGACGGCATCACGGCTCACGCCAGTGCGAGCGGCGCGATCTTGCTCTCGATCTCCTCGAGCAGGAAGTTGATCTCCTCGAGCTCATCGAGCTTCTCGGGAGCCGCCTCCAGGGAAGGAGCGGCGGCCTGGGCTTGCTGCTCGGAGGGGGCGGATTCGATGGGCGACACGCTGCTCTCTTCCGATGCCATGGGGGGCCTCCAGTGGGGGGGGGAACTGATTCTCACCGCAAGCGAGGATAAGACCCAAGACCTGATATTCTTGCGGGCTGAGGACATCTGTCAATGTACGCCCTCACTGGATGCATCTGTTCGATCTGGAATACCGCATGAGCCTACGCCCGCTGCCCTTCGAGGCCCGACCCGTCCGCCGCCTGCACCGGCCCGATGCCAGGGAGTTCTGGGCGAAGCACAGCACGGAGCCCGTGGTGCTGACCGGGTGCATGGAGGACTGGAAGCTCCTGAAGGAGCTGCGGGCCCGCGCCACGTCCGAGCAGAAGCTCGCGCTGCTGAGCTCACTCGCCGGCTCCGAGCAGGTGCGCTACAGCACGCTGCCGCAGCGCACGGGAGGGCACTACCACTTCCAGGACAATGATCCGCAGCGCACGACGTACGGCCCACCCGAGCCGAAGGGCCCCTTCGACGTGTTCGCGAGCCGCCTGCTGGAGAGCCTGAATGGAGTCTCCGACACCTACGTGTACCTGCAGGCCATGTTCCTCGACCCGGGGACGCCGCTGTACGAGTCACTCGGACCGGGAGTGTTGCCGCTGCTCACGCCGGAGCAGGAGCGCCCGATGATGTGGGCCGGCTCCGACGGGCAGGTGGTCAACCTGCACTACGACGACTTCCTGAACTTCATCTGCATGGTGGAGGGAACGAAGCGGGTGACGCTGTTCGCGCCCGAGCTGATGCCCTCCATGTACCACGCGCCCTTCGACCGCATGCTCAACTACGCCCAGGCGAGCCAGGTGCGGTTGCTGGAGCCGGACCTCGAGCGCTTCCCCCTCTTCCAGCACGCGCTGAAGGAGGCCCAGGTCGCGGTCATCGAGCCCGGCGAGGTGCTCTTCCTGCCCCCCATGTGGTGGCACCACGTGGAGTCGTACGGCTTCAACGTGATGATCAACAACTGGGTGTTCCCCGCGCCCCTGGAGGAGCTCATCGCCCTGCAGGAGGACGTGACGAAGGCGATCCGGCTGTTCCAGAACGCCACCGCCGAGCAGCGGGCGCGGGCCCGGATGCTCTACCACCAGAGCGTCTTCGCTCCGGGTGACGAGGCCACCGGCCCGGAGAACGATCCGCAGAGGGCCGAGACACGGCGGCTCGTCACCCGGCTGCCGGACAGCCTGCGCCGGCAGCTCGCGCGCTACTACGACCACTTCGTCTTCCAGATGTCCGGAGATCCCTTCCCCGGCCAGCCCGGCGCCCTGGCCGCGATGATGGAGCGCAACGCCCACGCGACGAACTACTTCGCGCGAGACTGAGCACAGCGCCACACGGCGCGCCAGCGCACCAGGTCATCGAGCAGCGCGCGGAAGGCGTCGCGCTTGAACGAGCGCGCCGGCATCCGAGAGAAGAAGGCCTCCTCGAGCGCCTCCACCTGCTGGGGCTTGCCCGTGTTGAGCGTCTCCAACAGCCGCTCGATGCGGCGGCGGACCGCGGGAGACGGCTCCAGGGTGGTGGAGCGGCCCATGCCGGAGATCAGCAGGTGCCCCCCCGGCAGCGGCACGCCGACGAGCGGACGCTTGGGGTGCGTGCGGATCCACTCCTGGGGTGAAAGGGGCGGCTCGGTGGCCTCGGGAGGAGCGCCGTCCATGGCCGCGCCCGTGAGGTGGCGCACCCACTCGGCGGTGCGCTCACGCTCGGCGGCGCGCACGGCGTCGCGCCGGGACTGCGCCTTGATGACCGAGCGCACCGAAGCGGGGACCTGCCAGCCGCGCTTCACGTTCACGGGCATCTCGTTGGCGCGCAGGCGGCCGGGCCACTGGGGCGGAGGCAGCGTGCCGAGCAGCTCCGGCGAGTGATAGCTCACCCCGAGCGAGGCCGTGATGGTGAGGGGGCTCGTGGAGGGCTCGGCGCGGTGCCAGTAGGAGGCCGGCCAGTACATCAGGTCCCCCGGCTCGCCGTGCAGCAGGGTCGCCTGGGAGAGCAGCTTCTCCTCGTCGGCCTGGTCGCGCACGATGACACAGCCCGGCTTGTCGATGAGCTGGGGATCCCTCGGGACTTCCTCGCGCTGCGCGAGCGAATCGAAGGGCCAGAAGCTCAGGGTCTTCTTGCCCTCGATGACGAAGCTGAAGACGTGCAGGTCGTCCTTGTGGATGCCGAAGGGCGTGTAGCGGTAGTTGCCCAGGAAGATGGCCGAGTCGCTGCCGAACAGCGGCACGCCGAGCACCTCATAGAGGCCCGACAGGAAGCTGGTGATCTGCTGCCAGTGCCCCCAGTGCTGGGTGTGGCAGCGGTTGAGGGTGAGCCCGAAGCGCTTGCCGCCCAACCACTTGTCGACGCGCGCGAGGTACCCCTCCATGTCGCCGTCCTCGCGCACCGGCAGCTGGTTCCGGGTGGGGAACATCATCGAGTAGTACGGAATCCCCTCGGGACCATCCAGGTGCTCGATGAAGAAGCGCAGGACGCGGTTGGGCGGGAACTCGCCACGAAACCACCGCTCCGAGGTCCAGACGAACGCGTCGAAGATCTCCTCCGTCGTCGGGAAGTGTGCCGGGAAGAGGCCCCTGAGGAGCACGGGTCCGCGCTCCCAATGATTCTGGGAGAAGTCCTTCCAGAAGGAGCGGGGGAGGGCCAGGGACGGCTCACCTCGCGCCGCGTCACGAGGAGCGGAGGCGGGGGCGGGAACCAGCATGGGGGGATTCCTTGATGGGGGCACGGAACGACGGTGGACAAAGGCTATCACCCCGCGTGAGCGGCGCACACGCGGCCGGGGGCAACCCTTCCCCCGCCCCGTGCACGCTCGTTACACTCCCGCTCGCCCCCCATGCCTCGCCTGCCCCCGCTCGCTCTCGCCACGGCCGCGCTGCTGCTGCTCCGCCCGACTCCCGTCGTCGCCGCGCGGTGGCTCGACGAGGGGCAGGAGACCTCCTCCACCCCCACCGAACCGCCCACCAGCGGCTCGGCGTTGGATGAGTGGATACAGCCCGCCGTCATCACGCCCGCCGACGAGCCCTCCGCGGAGCCCGCCCCGCCGCGACAGGCAACACCAGCGCCCCGGGAACACGACCTGCTCACCCTGGGTGGCCTCTACTACCAGCGCGCCGAGCTGCTCGGTTATCAGTCGAGCGACGCGCGGACGATGCAGCCCGTGGTCCCCTCGCTCGCGGATGTCTTCATGGACGTGAGGCCCTCGGACGATCTGCGCGGCTTCGTGCGAGGACGGCTCCTCTACGACGCGCTCGACCCGGTGCTCTCCACTCCCCAGGTCACCCTGGATCAGTTCTGGTTCCGCTTCGGCCTCGCCCAGCGCGTGTTCTTCACCCTCGGCCGCCAGCAGCTGCGCTGGGGCAGCTCCAAGGTGTGGAACCCCACCGACTTCCTCCAGGATCCCAACCCCCAGCCGCTCGACGCGCTCGACCTGCGCACGGGCGTCGACATGCTGAAGGTGAACATCCCCTGGGAGTCCATGGCCTCGAGCCTGTGGTTGATCGCCACGGCGGACCTGAAGGGCCCCAGCTCCAAGCCCCTGCGCTACGGAGGCGCGGTGCGGGCGGATGTGACGCTCGGTCCGAGTGAGCTGAGCCTCACCGCGGCCTTCCAGCAGGGACGCCGTCCCCGCTACGGCCTGGACTGGTCCATCGGCGTGGGCCCGCTGGACTTCAACGCCGAGCTGGCCCTGGTGCGCGACAGCCTCGCCCACCGTTGGCAGCGCACCGCGGAGGGCTTCTCCGAGCGCCCCTTCGGCGGACCGAAGCTCCTGGCCAGCGGCGGCGTGGAGAGCACCTTCCGCCTCGGGGACGTCTACCGCGCCAACCTCCG contains:
- a CDS encoding JmjC domain-containing protein, whose product is MLVPAPASAPRDAARGEPSLALPRSFWKDFSQNHWERGPVLLRGLFPAHFPTTEEIFDAFVWTSERWFRGEFPPNRVLRFFIEHLDGPEGIPYYSMMFPTRNQLPVREDGDMEGYLARVDKWLGGKRFGLTLNRCHTQHWGHWQQITSFLSGLYEVLGVPLFGSDSAIFLGNYRYTPFGIHKDDLHVFSFVIEGKKTLSFWPFDSLAQREEVPRDPQLIDKPGCVIVRDQADEEKLLSQATLLHGEPGDLMYWPASYWHRAEPSTSPLTITASLGVSYHSPELLGTLPPPQWPGRLRANEMPVNVKRGWQVPASVRSVIKAQSRRDAVRAAERERTAEWVRHLTGAAMDGAPPEATEPPLSPQEWIRTHPKRPLVGVPLPGGHLLISGMGRSTTLEPSPAVRRRIERLLETLNTGKPQQVEALEEAFFSRMPARSFKRDAFRALLDDLVRWRAVWRCAQSRAK
- a CDS encoding cupin-like domain-containing protein translates to MSLRPLPFEARPVRRLHRPDAREFWAKHSTEPVVLTGCMEDWKLLKELRARATSEQKLALLSSLAGSEQVRYSTLPQRTGGHYHFQDNDPQRTTYGPPEPKGPFDVFASRLLESLNGVSDTYVYLQAMFLDPGTPLYESLGPGVLPLLTPEQERPMMWAGSDGQVVNLHYDDFLNFICMVEGTKRVTLFAPELMPSMYHAPFDRMLNYAQASQVRLLEPDLERFPLFQHALKEAQVAVIEPGEVLFLPPMWWHHVESYGFNVMINNWVFPAPLEELIALQEDVTKAIRLFQNATAEQRARARMLYHQSVFAPGDEATGPENDPQRAETRRLVTRLPDSLRRQLARYYDHFVFQMSGDPFPGQPGALAAMMERNAHATNYFARD
- a CDS encoding aromatic ring-hydroxylating oxygenase subunit alpha; this translates as MRSYEEAFSPYWYPVAFSHELKERPLAARLLGRELVVWRVGSGVAATQRHCAHRGADLCAGEVSGEGLRCAFHGWTYGKDGRCVRVPSQPGAPIPASAALASFRAVERYGLVWVCLDAGSEQTPPEWPELETGKVATVALPRLDWDVSAGRMLEIILDVTHLSWVHKGTFGNPEQQEVPPYEVTRMPGGLRAQISYPALSPAMEGVVPRVDRTTLTYEVFLPFAVRLSFKPTLFFQHTVYAVASPWSEEKMQCFYFASYHPGLKHFPDIFVKSELAILEQDRLVAEGQRPKAHPLDFSGEVHVRADRLPIEYRRGVIALRTGRPVDGPTPE
- a CDS encoding Xan family putative trans-acting RiPP leader peptide, yielding MASEESSVSPIESAPSEQQAQAAAPSLEAAPEKLDELEEINFLLEEIESKIAPLALA